The following proteins are encoded in a genomic region of Sphingopyxis sp. YF1:
- the rpsM gene encoding 30S ribosomal protein S13, whose translation MARIAGVNLPTNKRVIIALTYIHGIGRKTAIDIADKLGIDHTRRVQDLSDAEVLQIRETLDADHTVEGDLRRNTAMNIKRLMDLACYRGLRHRKGLPVRGQRTHTNARTRKGKAKPIAGKKK comes from the coding sequence ATGGCACGTATCGCGGGCGTCAACCTGCCCACCAACAAGCGCGTGATCATCGCGCTCACCTACATCCACGGCATCGGCCGCAAGACCGCGATCGACATCGCCGACAAGCTCGGCATCGATCACACGCGCCGCGTCCAGGACCTCAGCGACGCCGAAGTGCTGCAGATCCGCGAAACGCTCGACGCCGACCACACGGTCGAGGGTGATCTTCGCCGCAACACGGCGATGAACATCAAGCGCCTGATGGACCTCGCCTGCTACCGCGGCCTGCGCCATCGCAAGGGCCTGCCGGTCCGCGGCCAGCGCACGCACACCAATGCGCGCACCCGCAAGGGCAAGGCCAAGCCGATCGCCGGTAAGAAGAAGTAA
- the rpsK gene encoding 30S ribosomal protein S11: protein MAREPQRLRRRERKNISSGVAHVNATFNNTMITITDAQGNAIAWSSAGMMGFKGSRKSTPYAAQVCAEDAGKKAAEHGVRTLEVEVKGPGAGRESALRALQAVGFHITSIRDVTPIPHNGVRPAKRRRV from the coding sequence ATGGCTCGTGAACCGCAGCGCCTTCGTCGGCGCGAACGCAAGAACATCTCGTCGGGCGTCGCCCACGTCAACGCGACCTTCAACAACACGATGATCACCATCACCGACGCGCAGGGCAATGCGATTGCTTGGTCGAGCGCCGGCATGATGGGCTTCAAGGGCAGCCGCAAGTCGACCCCTTACGCGGCGCAGGTCTGCGCCGAAGACGCCGGCAAGAAGGCCGCCGAACACGGCGTCCGCACGCTGGAAGTCGAAGTCAAGGGTCCCGGCGCCGGCCGTGAATCGGCGCTGCGCGCGCTGCAGGCGGTCGGTTTCCACATCACGTCGATCCGCGACGTGACGCCGATCCCGCACAACGGCGTCCGCCCGGCCAAGCGCCGCCGCGTCTGA
- a CDS encoding DNA-directed RNA polymerase subunit alpha — translation MTVNIRNWQELKKPSNLEIKAGGDGKRKATFVAEPLERGFGLTLGNALRRVLLSSLQGAAITSIKIENVLHEFSSLAGVREDVTDIVLNVKQVALKMEGEGPKRLQLSATGPATVKAGDIMVSGDIKVMNPNHVICHLDDGATLNMELVADTGKGYVPATANRPADAPIGLIPIDSLYSPVRQVAYKVDNARIGQELDYDKLSLTVETDGTVTPEDAVAYAARILQDQLQVFVHFEEAMNDSGLIGMAASPTTADESDVNQLNRFLLKKVDELELSVRSANCLKNDNIIYIGDLVQKTEAEMLRTPNFGRKSLNEIKEVLSSMGLRLGMDIPGWPPENIEEMAKKLEQELLG, via the coding sequence ATGACTGTCAATATCCGGAACTGGCAGGAATTGAAGAAGCCCAGCAACCTGGAAATCAAGGCCGGCGGCGACGGCAAGCGCAAGGCGACCTTCGTCGCCGAGCCGCTCGAGCGCGGCTTCGGCCTGACGCTCGGCAACGCGCTGCGCCGCGTGCTGCTCTCGTCGCTCCAGGGTGCGGCGATCACTTCGATCAAGATCGAGAACGTCCTGCACGAATTCTCGAGCCTCGCCGGCGTGCGTGAGGACGTCACCGACATCGTCCTCAACGTCAAGCAGGTCGCGCTCAAGATGGAAGGCGAAGGCCCGAAGCGGCTCCAGCTTTCGGCGACCGGCCCCGCGACCGTCAAGGCGGGCGACATCATGGTGTCGGGCGACATCAAGGTGATGAACCCGAACCATGTCATCTGCCACCTCGACGATGGCGCGACGCTGAACATGGAACTCGTCGCCGACACCGGCAAGGGCTATGTCCCCGCGACCGCCAATCGCCCGGCCGACGCGCCGATCGGCCTGATCCCGATCGACTCGCTCTACTCGCCCGTGCGCCAGGTCGCCTACAAGGTCGACAATGCCCGTATCGGTCAGGAACTGGACTATGACAAGCTGTCGCTGACCGTCGAAACCGACGGCACGGTGACCCCGGAAGACGCCGTCGCCTATGCCGCGCGCATCCTCCAGGACCAGCTCCAGGTCTTCGTCCACTTCGAAGAAGCGATGAACGACAGCGGCCTGATCGGCATGGCGGCTTCGCCGACCACCGCCGACGAGTCGGACGTCAACCAGCTCAACCGCTTCCTGCTCAAGAAGGTCGACGAGCTCGAACTGTCGGTCCGTTCGGCGAACTGCCTCAAGAACGACAACATCATCTACATCGGCGATCTGGTCCAGAAGACCGAAGCCGAAATGCTCCGCACCCCGAACTTCGGCCGCAAGTCCTTGAACGAAATCAAGGAAGTGCTGTCGTCGATGGGTCTGCGCCTCGGCATGGACATCCCCGGATGGCCGCCCGAGAACATCGAGGAAATGGCCAAGAAGCTCGAACAGGAACTTCTCGGCTGA
- the rplQ gene encoding 50S ribosomal protein L17, with translation MRHKSGGRKLQRTSAHRTAMFRNMSASLIKHEQITTTVAKAKELRPYIEKLVTLAKRGGLANRRLAQSRLMDDTQLKKLFDVLATRYQDRNGGYTRVIKAGIRASDAAPIAIIEFVDRDVDAKGQDSGPVEQFDEEMAEA, from the coding sequence ATGCGTCATAAATCGGGTGGCCGGAAGCTGCAGCGCACGAGCGCGCACCGCACGGCGATGTTCCGCAACATGTCGGCCTCGCTCATCAAGCATGAGCAGATCACGACCACCGTCGCCAAGGCGAAGGAACTGCGCCCCTATATCGAAAAGCTGGTGACCCTCGCCAAGCGCGGTGGCCTTGCCAACCGTCGCCTCGCGCAGAGCCGCCTGATGGACGACACGCAGCTCAAGAAGCTGTTCGACGTCCTCGCGACCCGCTACCAGGACCGCAACGGCGGCTACACCCGCGTCATCAAGGCCGGCATCCGCGCCTCCGACGCGGCGCCGATCGCGATCATCGAATTCGTCGACCGCGACGTCGATGCGAAGGGCCAGGATTCGGGTCCGGTCGAACAGTTCGACGAGGAAATGGCAGAAGCCTGA
- a CDS encoding helix-turn-helix transcriptional regulator — MNGEDSPDPESFGARVRRLRMARGLSQSDFAAALSVSTAAVCNWELDRARPKVGRMHAIAALLEVTADKLFGRGTTGPLHEKLAQSREEIARLAGTTPEKVRIIIEI; from the coding sequence ATGAATGGTGAAGATTCGCCCGATCCCGAGAGCTTTGGCGCCCGCGTCCGCAGGCTGCGCATGGCGAGGGGTTTGAGCCAGTCCGACTTTGCCGCGGCGCTGTCGGTCAGCACCGCTGCCGTGTGCAACTGGGAGCTCGATCGGGCGCGCCCCAAGGTCGGCCGCATGCACGCGATCGCCGCCCTTCTGGAGGTTACGGCGGACAAATTGTTCGGCCGCGGCACGACCGGGCCGCTGCACGAGAAGCTGGCGCAAAGCCGCGAGGAAATCGCGCGCCTGGCGGGGACGACGCCCGAAAAGGTACGCATCATCATCGAGATCTGA
- a CDS encoding ABC-F family ATP-binding cassette domain-containing protein, translated as MPAIILSNLHYSTADAHPLFTGLDLGFAAERTGLVGRNGVGKTSLLRLIAGELEPQAGSVSASGTLAVLRQSVQPSPGETIADLFGVTGALALLARAEAGAATADELADADWMLESRIDTALGRVGLTARPETPLIELSGGQRTRAALAAAILDEPDFLLLDEPTNNLDREGRRAVHDLVADWRGGLVVVSHDRELLEKMDAIVELTAHGAARYGGGWSAYRARKDAELAQAEQTLAEAERGKAQVLREIQSATERQARKDKGGRKKAAKGDMPRILVGALKRRAEETAGAGARLAERKRGEADEALAAARAKVEVLQPLTVTVPPSGLAANRTVVEVADVTAGHAPGTPVIEGLSFTLTGPERVAITGTNGSGKTTLLALLTERLAPWEGRVRVVPEHAMLDQTISLLDPALSIRDNFRRLHPHADENECRAALARFRFRADAALQIVGTLSGGQMLRAGLACTLGAPKPPLLLILDEPTNHLDIDALEAVEAGLTAYDGALIVVSHDEAFLDAIGIERRIVLPGG; from the coding sequence ATGCCCGCCATTATCCTTTCGAATCTTCACTACAGCACCGCTGACGCCCACCCGCTGTTCACCGGCCTCGACCTTGGCTTTGCGGCCGAGCGGACGGGGCTCGTCGGCCGCAACGGGGTCGGCAAGACCAGCTTGCTGCGCCTGATCGCGGGCGAGCTCGAACCGCAGGCGGGGAGCGTTTCGGCGTCGGGCACGCTCGCGGTGCTGCGCCAGAGCGTCCAGCCGTCTCCCGGCGAAACGATCGCCGACCTGTTCGGGGTGACGGGCGCGCTCGCGCTGCTCGCACGCGCCGAGGCGGGGGCCGCGACCGCCGACGAACTCGCCGACGCCGACTGGATGCTCGAAAGCCGGATCGATACCGCGCTTGGCCGCGTCGGGCTGACGGCCCGGCCCGAAACGCCGCTGATTGAGCTGTCGGGCGGGCAGCGCACGCGCGCCGCGCTGGCGGCGGCGATCCTCGACGAACCCGACTTCCTGCTGCTCGATGAGCCGACCAACAACCTCGACCGCGAGGGGCGGCGGGCGGTCCACGATCTTGTTGCCGACTGGCGCGGCGGGCTGGTCGTCGTCAGCCACGACCGCGAACTGCTCGAAAAAATGGATGCGATCGTCGAACTGACCGCGCACGGCGCCGCGCGCTATGGCGGGGGCTGGAGCGCCTATCGCGCGCGCAAGGATGCCGAACTCGCGCAGGCCGAACAGACCCTCGCCGAAGCCGAACGCGGAAAGGCACAGGTGTTGCGCGAGATCCAGAGCGCGACCGAGCGGCAGGCGCGCAAGGACAAGGGCGGGCGGAAGAAGGCGGCGAAGGGCGACATGCCGCGTATTCTGGTCGGCGCGCTGAAGCGCCGAGCCGAGGAAACGGCGGGCGCGGGCGCGCGGCTCGCGGAACGCAAGCGCGGCGAGGCCGACGAGGCGCTCGCGGCGGCGCGCGCGAAGGTCGAGGTGCTGCAGCCGCTGACGGTGACCGTCCCGCCGAGCGGCCTCGCCGCCAACCGCACCGTCGTCGAGGTCGCCGATGTGACCGCCGGCCATGCGCCGGGCACGCCGGTGATCGAGGGGCTGTCCTTCACGCTGACCGGCCCCGAACGCGTCGCGATCACCGGTACCAACGGGTCGGGCAAGACGACGCTGCTCGCGCTGCTCACCGAGCGGCTGGCGCCGTGGGAGGGGCGGGTGCGGGTCGTGCCCGAGCATGCGATGCTCGACCAGACGATATCCCTGCTCGATCCGGCCTTGTCGATCCGCGACAATTTCCGGCGGCTGCATCCCCACGCCGACGAGAATGAATGCCGCGCCGCGCTCGCGCGTTTCCGCTTTCGCGCCGACGCCGCGCTCCAGATCGTCGGGACGCTCAGCGGGGGGCAGATGTTGCGCGCGGGGCTCGCGTGTACGCTCGGCGCGCCGAAACCCCCGCTGTTGCTGATCCTCGACGAGCCGACCAATCATCTCGACATCGATGCGCTGGAGGCGGTCGAGGCCGGGCTGACGGCCTATGATGGCGCGCTGATCGTCGTCAGCCACGATGAAGCGTTTCTGGATGCGATCGGGATCGAACGGCGGATCGTGCTGCCGGGCGGTTGA